One stretch of Halapricum desulfuricans DNA includes these proteins:
- the ftsY gene encoding signal recognition particle-docking protein FtsY has protein sequence MFDGLKEKLGRFSSDVEEDVDEDAVEEDAEATEQTAGENPEGVEEDRDESSASGTVEQAADAETAEREPTREDAAGDGSADSEGVNRSPEADREPTADTESETPGDEETPEQADKDDSAPASQASEDADDAAEDADRGLAEKAKLFATGKTVIDEDDLEGHLDDLEIALLQSDVEMDVAQEILEGVKANLTGETRRRLESTGNIVRDALREALYDVISVGQFDFDRRIAEAEKPIVIVFTGVNGVGKTTSIAKLSHYLEGQGFSSVLANGDTYRAGANEQLREHAENLDRTFISHEQGSDPTAVIYDAVEYAEANDIDVVLGDTAGRLHTSDDLMAQLEKIDRVIEPDMTMFVDEAVAGQDAVNRAREFDAAAEVDGTILTKADADPQGGAAISIAHVTGKPILFLGTGQDYNDLERFDPETIVDRLLEE, from the coding sequence ATGTTCGACGGACTGAAGGAGAAACTCGGGCGTTTCAGCAGTGACGTCGAAGAAGACGTTGATGAGGACGCGGTCGAGGAAGACGCCGAAGCAACCGAGCAAACGGCGGGCGAGAATCCGGAGGGCGTCGAGGAAGACCGCGACGAGAGTTCGGCTTCGGGGACTGTCGAGCAAGCCGCGGATGCCGAAACCGCCGAGAGAGAGCCTACCCGCGAGGACGCGGCCGGCGACGGGTCAGCCGACAGCGAGGGCGTGAATCGCTCGCCGGAAGCCGACCGCGAACCGACAGCGGACACCGAGTCCGAGACGCCGGGCGACGAGGAGACGCCCGAGCAGGCGGATAAAGACGACAGCGCACCCGCGTCGCAAGCGAGCGAGGACGCGGACGACGCGGCCGAGGACGCCGACCGCGGTCTGGCCGAGAAGGCGAAACTGTTCGCAACCGGCAAGACGGTCATCGACGAGGACGACCTGGAGGGCCATCTCGACGATCTGGAGATCGCGTTGCTCCAGAGCGACGTCGAGATGGACGTCGCCCAGGAGATCCTCGAGGGCGTGAAGGCCAACCTAACGGGCGAGACCCGCAGACGGCTCGAATCGACCGGGAACATCGTCCGGGACGCGCTGCGCGAAGCGCTGTACGACGTGATCAGCGTCGGCCAGTTCGACTTCGACCGGCGGATCGCCGAGGCCGAGAAGCCGATCGTGATCGTCTTCACCGGCGTTAACGGGGTCGGGAAAACGACCTCGATCGCCAAACTCAGTCACTATCTCGAAGGGCAGGGCTTCTCGTCGGTGCTGGCGAACGGCGACACCTACCGCGCCGGCGCGAACGAACAACTGCGCGAGCACGCCGAGAACCTGGATCGGACGTTCATCTCCCACGAGCAAGGCTCGGACCCGACCGCGGTTATCTACGACGCCGTCGAGTACGCCGAGGCCAACGACATAGACGTCGTGCTCGGCGATACGGCCGGTCGACTCCACACCAGCGACGACCTGATGGCGCAGCTCGAGAAGATCGACCGCGTGATCGAACCCGACATGACGATGTTCGTCGACGAGGCCGTCGCCGGACAGGACGCCGTCAACCGGGCCAGGGAGTTCGACGCTGCCGCTGAAGTCGACGGGACGATTCTGACGAAAGCTGACGCCGATCCACAGGGCGGCGCGGCGATCTCGATCGCGCACGTGACCGGCAAGCCGATCCTCTTTCTGGGGACTGGCCAGGACTACAACGACCTCGAGCGGTTCGATCCCGAGACGATCGTCGATCGACTCCTCGAAGAGTGA
- the pfdA gene encoding prefoldin subunit alpha: MSLGGGGGQMQEITQAIEALEEEKEELEGDIEDLQTEKAETDEAIEAIETLETGSTVQVPLGGGAYVRAEIQDIDEVIVGLGADYAAEQEQDDAIDTLETKKDTIDDRIEGVREEIAEIESESEQLEQRAQQLQQQQMQQMQQMQQQQDE; encoded by the coding sequence ATGAGCCTCGGTGGTGGCGGCGGCCAGATGCAGGAGATCACGCAGGCGATCGAAGCACTCGAAGAAGAAAAGGAGGAACTGGAAGGCGATATCGAGGACCTCCAGACCGAGAAGGCCGAGACCGACGAGGCGATCGAGGCGATCGAGACCCTCGAGACCGGCTCGACGGTGCAGGTCCCGCTCGGCGGCGGCGCGTACGTCCGCGCGGAGATTCAGGACATCGACGAGGTCATCGTCGGGCTCGGCGCGGACTACGCCGCCGAGCAGGAGCAGGACGACGCCATCGACACGCTGGAGACCAAAAAGGACACCATCGACGACCGGATCGAAGGCGTGCGAGAGGAGATTGCCGAGATCGAATCCGAGAGCGAACAGCTCGAACAGCGCGCCCAGCAGCTCCAGCAACAGCAGATGCAGCAGATGCAGCAGATGCAACAACAGCAAGACGAGTAG
- the rpl18a gene encoding 50S ribosomal protein L18Ae — protein sequence MSTFTVQGSFQARDGQQNFETEIEAPNEDVAVERTYAEFGSKHALKRTQIEISEVQA from the coding sequence ATGAGCACGTTCACTGTTCAGGGATCGTTCCAGGCGCGGGACGGTCAGCAGAACTTCGAGACGGAGATCGAGGCACCGAACGAGGACGTCGCGGTCGAGCGAACTTACGCCGAGTTCGGGTCCAAGCACGCGCTGAAACGCACGCAGATCGAGATTTCGGAGGTGCAGGCATGA
- a CDS encoding chemotaxis protein CheW: protein MSLQARESDDSTAEERQVLEFGLNGQRYCVEIETIAEIVDEESLTAVPDSDPHVVGVMNLRDETTTIVDPKIVFDLEHDGDERRIVIFDDGTDEQFGWLVDTVHRVSTFRRSDVERQDDSRTVRGLVNRDGGFLIWVDPAVINRGSA, encoded by the coding sequence GTGTCGCTGCAAGCACGTGAGTCAGACGACTCGACGGCCGAAGAACGGCAGGTGCTGGAGTTCGGACTGAACGGTCAGCGCTACTGTGTCGAGATCGAGACGATCGCCGAGATCGTCGACGAGGAGTCACTGACGGCGGTGCCGGACAGCGATCCCCACGTCGTCGGCGTGATGAACCTCCGTGACGAGACGACGACGATCGTCGACCCGAAAATCGTCTTCGACCTCGAGCACGACGGCGACGAGCGCCGGATCGTCATCTTCGACGACGGGACCGACGAGCAGTTCGGCTGGCTCGTCGATACCGTCCACCGTGTCAGCACGTTCCGTCGATCCGACGTCGAGCGGCAGGATGACTCCCGGACGGTCAGGGGGCTGGTCAACCGCGACGGCGGCTTTCTCATCTGGGTCGACCCGGCGGTAATCAACCGCGGCTCGGCGTAG
- a CDS encoding methyl-accepting chemotaxis protein: MTLTDRLSAWLGAKQRDGDDQSGRPETDSETSADPNRTTDGDSSDEAGSLDAEASDGDSGTSAEPTAEPELTVETPTESDTRPVESDGGTVSNDEQLAYTDEPERPAEPDRPEIEIVLEDDPDQLYDTSGSAQRVIDENLNVVKQNRVMTEWTGVDADQQHGELKCMNQMSGKFCGTKDCTLRQLMEQGRQRVEVEIEKELPNGETKQTLLVSEQITNERGEVVGITESFKDVSNVKAAAEEVADSMQELRRNADDVAQSSDEISSTAERMAESMDEVTGEVGNVSASVEEVASSAEEVAATSEQAETRAEDGYERAEGAIEEMEGIDAATEEVTEDLDDLQDRVDEIDEIVEVINDIADQTNLLALNANIEAARAGEEGEGFAVVANEVKSLAEDAQSNAEKIESMIAGIKEDTDETAESLTQANRQVESGIEQVQATMEALDEILDATQEASRGIGEVAEATDDQAASAEEVASLVDQVAEQAREVSDEIENVYAANEEQAQMVQNLESAVDRLEQGE, translated from the coding sequence ATGACGCTCACAGACCGACTCTCTGCGTGGCTCGGTGCGAAGCAACGTGACGGAGACGACCAATCAGGACGGCCTGAGACGGATAGCGAGACGTCGGCGGACCCGAATCGGACGACTGACGGGGACTCGAGCGACGAGGCCGGCTCGCTCGACGCCGAAGCGTCGGACGGGGATTCCGGTACGTCTGCCGAGCCGACGGCGGAGCCGGAACTGACAGTCGAGACGCCGACTGAATCCGACACGCGTCCCGTCGAATCCGACGGGGGGACAGTCAGCAACGACGAGCAACTGGCCTACACAGACGAGCCCGAGCGGCCGGCTGAACCGGACCGCCCGGAGATCGAGATCGTGCTGGAGGACGACCCCGACCAGTTGTACGACACCTCGGGATCGGCACAGCGCGTCATCGACGAGAACCTGAACGTCGTCAAGCAGAACCGCGTGATGACCGAGTGGACCGGCGTCGACGCCGACCAGCAGCACGGCGAGCTCAAGTGCATGAACCAGATGTCGGGGAAATTCTGCGGGACCAAAGACTGCACGCTCCGGCAGCTGATGGAGCAGGGCAGACAGCGCGTCGAGGTGGAGATCGAGAAGGAACTGCCCAACGGCGAGACGAAACAGACGCTGCTGGTCTCCGAACAAATCACCAACGAGCGGGGCGAAGTCGTCGGGATCACCGAGAGCTTCAAGGACGTCTCGAACGTCAAGGCCGCGGCCGAAGAGGTCGCAGATTCGATGCAGGAGTTGCGCCGGAACGCCGACGACGTCGCCCAGAGTTCCGACGAGATCAGTTCGACCGCCGAACGGATGGCCGAATCGATGGACGAAGTCACCGGCGAAGTCGGCAACGTCAGCGCCTCCGTCGAGGAGGTCGCCTCAAGCGCCGAGGAGGTCGCGGCGACCAGCGAACAGGCCGAAACGCGCGCCGAAGACGGCTACGAACGTGCCGAGGGGGCGATCGAGGAGATGGAAGGCATCGACGCGGCGACCGAAGAGGTGACCGAAGACTTAGACGACCTCCAGGACCGGGTCGACGAGATCGACGAGATCGTCGAGGTGATCAACGACATCGCCGACCAGACGAACCTGCTTGCGCTGAACGCCAACATCGAGGCGGCTCGCGCCGGCGAAGAGGGCGAAGGCTTCGCCGTCGTCGCCAACGAGGTCAAGAGTCTCGCCGAGGACGCCCAGTCGAACGCCGAGAAGATCGAGTCGATGATCGCGGGAATCAAGGAAGACACCGACGAGACTGCCGAGAGTCTGACCCAGGCCAATCGACAGGTCGAGTCCGGAATCGAGCAGGTGCAGGCCACGATGGAGGCGCTCGACGAGATCCTCGACGCCACTCAGGAGGCGTCTCGGGGGATCGGCGAAGTCGCCGAAGCGACCGACGACCAGGCCGCGAGCGCCGAAGAGGTCGCCTCGCTGGTCGATCAGGTGGCCGAACAGGCCAGGGAGGTGTCCGACGAGATCGAGAACGTCTACGCCGCGAACGAGGAACAGGCACAGATGGTGCAGAACCTCGAATCGGCGGTCGATCGGCTCGAACAGGGTGAGTGA
- a CDS encoding GAF domain-containing protein yields MVCDYDLEGASGIELLAAARQRDPTLSFVVRAGDREAHVRTVLDEDESTAILGADGADAVEAVRQVCRPRGVTAPRSVQSTTRWQALERVNEATRQFLGAATAGEIATIVVEAARDAFETDLVSIWYATDDRDALRLETATRPLRDLLSTAGEPPFVHERGDRVWEAFEDAGPHVLANLEPDDLAAAVPVQTALVAALGSHGIVSIARRDDHAFGDAERDLARILARSARAALDRLDRKRELTQNRDLLERAQRLADVGAWEYDGSGTIHLTAQTRRLSDLPPEGPVSFDDGLAVYHPEDRDRIETAVDRALEFGIGFDYRVRIVRDDGVRHVRVVGEPIFGREGVDAVRGALLDVTSAYRQRRQLERNEQALRRLHELVADTGLSFDERIEAMLEVGVERAGLAAGYLTSVDDETVELTHLAGDAPGLHEGQHLPLAETFCRKVTEREAVVSIYDAPAQGFADDPGYRRFALDSYVGAPFFLGDELRGTLCFVDPEARDRPFPEIQRTFIRLLVQQVAALFERRRRREQLRALHEATRSLFAAETTDEIPSLTIQSVETVADSFPVAFYRWDEDSGTLVLADDTAPSTAGAQRPEQIQPSDDPVWTAFVRNDPTLEPLQIEREAADGGLVVPIRDFGVLVADRVGGPSGTPFGRAFLQTLARSVAAALETVRQNEQLQSYTERLERRNDQLERLRRINAIVRDTQRTLVEADSRSAIETAVCENLTAIEHWELAWIGAPDHPGRSFTVRAGSGPEAKSLAAASDLDGQGSIAHAAFDQQRIVERSRLLAADGPEPWRRTAIEQGYQSAISIPISYESRAYGVLEIYADRPGAFSDSERSVLAELGTTLAYAIAAVEQRQALRADSHVVLECSMPTDGEWVLELAATLATDVRVTHVVPRTDGGYLAYARTDEPDRVATALETLPFVDRANEFGADGAERVEFGFRSSQLFDVLATYDARLDQFVVDGQANALRVRLPRPDQVRAFVDHIQRHYPGATVQAQRAVEEPVASSLPGVFENLTDRQREVVSVAHQRGFFAWPRESSGEAVAEALGIAPATFHEHVRAVEQRVFEALFGSRE; encoded by the coding sequence GTGGTCTGTGACTACGATCTGGAAGGGGCAAGCGGAATCGAGTTGCTCGCAGCCGCACGGCAGCGGGACCCGACGCTCTCGTTCGTCGTCCGTGCCGGCGATCGTGAAGCCCATGTTCGAACAGTGCTAGACGAAGACGAGTCGACGGCGATACTCGGAGCCGACGGCGCCGACGCCGTCGAAGCCGTCCGGCAGGTGTGTCGGCCGCGGGGCGTGACCGCTCCTCGGTCGGTGCAGTCTACGACGCGCTGGCAGGCGCTCGAACGGGTGAACGAGGCAACGCGGCAGTTTCTCGGCGCCGCGACGGCGGGAGAGATTGCGACGATCGTCGTCGAGGCGGCGCGTGACGCCTTCGAGACGGATCTGGTGTCGATCTGGTACGCGACCGACGACCGCGACGCGCTCCGACTGGAGACGGCGACCCGGCCGCTGCGGGACCTGCTTTCGACGGCCGGCGAGCCGCCGTTCGTCCACGAGCGCGGCGACCGGGTCTGGGAGGCGTTCGAAGACGCCGGGCCGCACGTGCTCGCGAACCTCGAACCAGACGACCTCGCCGCCGCCGTTCCGGTTCAGACGGCACTGGTCGCGGCGCTTGGCTCACACGGGATCGTCTCGATCGCGAGGCGCGACGACCACGCGTTCGGGGACGCGGAACGCGATCTCGCGCGCATCCTCGCCCGGAGCGCCCGGGCCGCTCTCGATCGACTCGACCGGAAACGCGAGCTCACGCAGAACCGCGACCTGCTCGAACGCGCCCAGCGCCTCGCGGATGTCGGCGCGTGGGAGTACGACGGCTCCGGGACGATCCATCTCACGGCCCAGACCCGACGGCTCAGTGATCTCCCCCCGGAGGGCCCTGTCTCGTTCGACGACGGGCTGGCCGTGTATCACCCCGAGGACCGCGACAGGATCGAGACTGCGGTCGACCGTGCCCTGGAGTTCGGCATCGGCTTCGATTACCGCGTGCGGATCGTTCGAGACGACGGCGTGCGACACGTCCGGGTGGTCGGCGAACCCATCTTCGGGAGGGAGGGCGTCGATGCCGTGCGTGGCGCACTGCTCGATGTCACGTCCGCGTACCGCCAGCGCCGGCAACTGGAGCGCAACGAGCAGGCGCTACGTCGGTTGCACGAACTCGTCGCCGATACGGGCCTCTCGTTCGACGAGCGGATCGAGGCGATGCTCGAAGTCGGCGTCGAACGCGCGGGGCTCGCCGCGGGCTATCTCACGTCGGTCGACGACGAGACGGTCGAACTCACGCATCTCGCCGGCGACGCGCCGGGACTTCACGAGGGACAGCATCTCCCGCTGGCGGAGACCTTCTGTCGGAAGGTCACCGAGCGCGAAGCGGTCGTCAGCATCTACGACGCGCCGGCCCAGGGGTTCGCCGACGATCCGGGGTACCGTCGGTTCGCACTCGATTCGTACGTCGGAGCGCCGTTTTTCCTCGGCGACGAACTCCGCGGGACGCTGTGTTTCGTCGATCCCGAGGCGCGCGATCGGCCGTTCCCCGAGATCCAACGGACCTTCATCCGACTGCTCGTCCAGCAGGTCGCCGCACTGTTCGAGCGCCGCCGTCGACGCGAACAGCTGCGGGCGCTCCACGAGGCGACCCGGTCGCTGTTCGCGGCCGAGACGACCGACGAGATCCCGTCGCTGACGATCCAGTCGGTCGAGACCGTCGCCGACTCGTTCCCCGTGGCGTTCTATCGCTGGGACGAAGACAGCGGGACGCTCGTGCTGGCCGACGACACCGCGCCGTCTACGGCGGGCGCCCAGCGACCGGAGCAGATCCAGCCCAGTGACGACCCGGTCTGGACGGCCTTCGTCCGCAACGATCCGACGCTCGAACCGCTTCAGATCGAGCGCGAAGCGGCAGACGGTGGGCTCGTCGTTCCGATTCGGGACTTCGGCGTCCTCGTCGCGGATCGGGTCGGCGGGCCGTCCGGGACGCCCTTCGGCCGCGCGTTTCTCCAGACGCTGGCCCGGAGCGTCGCCGCCGCCCTCGAGACGGTTCGACAGAACGAGCAACTGCAGTCCTACACCGAGCGTCTGGAGCGACGCAACGACCAGCTCGAACGGCTCAGACGGATCAACGCGATCGTGCGCGACACCCAGCGGACGCTCGTCGAGGCCGACTCGCGGTCGGCGATCGAGACGGCCGTCTGCGAGAACCTCACGGCGATCGAACACTGGGAGCTGGCCTGGATCGGCGCGCCGGACCACCCCGGGCGTTCGTTTACCGTCCGAGCCGGCTCCGGGCCGGAGGCGAAGTCGCTCGCCGCGGCTAGCGACCTCGACGGACAGGGATCGATCGCGCACGCGGCGTTCGACCAGCAGCGAATCGTCGAGCGATCGCGGCTGCTCGCCGCCGACGGCCCGGAACCCTGGCGTCGCACCGCCATCGAACAGGGCTATCAGTCGGCGATCAGCATCCCCATCAGCTACGAGTCGAGAGCGTACGGCGTCCTCGAGATCTACGCCGATAGGCCGGGGGCGTTCTCCGACAGCGAGCGGAGCGTGCTCGCAGAACTCGGGACGACGCTTGCGTACGCGATCGCCGCCGTCGAACAGCGACAGGCCCTGCGTGCAGACAGCCACGTCGTACTCGAGTGCTCGATGCCGACCGACGGCGAGTGGGTCCTCGAACTCGCGGCGACGCTGGCAACCGACGTTCGCGTCACACACGTCGTCCCCAGAACCGACGGGGGGTATCTCGCGTACGCGAGGACGGACGAACCGGACCGGGTGGCGACGGCGCTCGAGACGCTCCCCTTTGTCGACCGGGCAAACGAGTTCGGGGCGGACGGTGCGGAGCGCGTCGAATTCGGCTTCCGGTCCAGCCAGCTGTTCGACGTGCTGGCGACCTACGACGCGCGGCTGGACCAGTTCGTCGTCGACGGGCAGGCGAACGCCCTTCGCGTCCGGTTGCCCCGCCCGGATCAGGTCCGTGCGTTCGTCGACCACATCCAGCGACACTACCCCGGAGCGACGGTACAGGCACAGCGCGCGGTCGAAGAGCCGGTCGCGTCGTCGCTCCCCGGCGTCTTCGAGAACCTGACCGACCGCCAGCGCGAGGTCGTCTCCGTCGCTCACCAGCGCGGGTTCTTCGCGTGGCCGCGCGAGAGCAGTGGTGAGGCCGTCGCGGAGGCGCTCGGGATCGCCCCCGCGACGTTTCACGAGCACGTCCGCGCCGTCGAACAGCGCGTCTTCGAGGCGCTGTTCGGGTCGCGAGAGTGA
- a CDS encoding hemolysin family protein, whose product MNSVELTIRLIAGVFLILTNGFFVAIEFALTRARQFDKSEFIGDGHPGLERAWEMTQDLELYLTTCQVGITASSIAVGIVAEPALAAIFEPLFENTVLASVGSGAIIAFLIINLVHLTHGEQTPTYLGVERSRFVSRYGARPLYWFHFAISPIITFGDWIAKGTLKLFGIEMTGAWLETEQDVIESRADLRNELGSVLDEGDLSEERREEVMNALQIGEQPLREVMVPAEDIVALSTDVETEENFRRMEERPHTRYPLIGDGLTDFRGIVYSPVLSRHREELAGGELDFTDVAAPTMTLSPDTDVSDAIDQFQAENQELALVIEDGNVVGMVTVTDLLEAIMGDIDDPIDVTHLDGQS is encoded by the coding sequence ATGAATTCAGTTGAACTGACGATTCGCCTGATCGCAGGTGTGTTCTTGATCCTGACGAACGGGTTCTTCGTCGCGATCGAGTTCGCGCTCACCCGGGCGCGCCAGTTCGACAAGTCGGAGTTCATCGGCGACGGCCATCCCGGGCTGGAACGGGCGTGGGAGATGACACAGGACCTCGAACTGTATCTCACGACCTGCCAGGTCGGGATCACCGCTTCGAGCATCGCGGTCGGGATCGTCGCCGAGCCCGCACTGGCTGCCATCTTCGAGCCGCTGTTCGAGAACACGGTGCTGGCGTCGGTCGGCTCGGGTGCGATCATCGCGTTCCTGATCATCAATCTCGTCCATCTGACGCACGGCGAACAGACGCCGACGTACCTCGGAGTCGAGCGGTCCCGGTTCGTCTCCCGGTACGGCGCGCGGCCGCTGTACTGGTTCCACTTCGCGATCTCGCCGATCATCACGTTCGGCGACTGGATCGCGAAGGGGACGCTCAAGCTGTTCGGCATCGAGATGACGGGCGCGTGGCTCGAGACCGAACAGGATGTCATCGAATCCCGTGCGGATCTCCGGAACGAACTCGGTTCCGTACTCGACGAGGGCGACCTCTCCGAGGAGCGACGCGAAGAGGTGATGAACGCCCTCCAGATCGGCGAACAGCCCCTCAGAGAGGTGATGGTCCCGGCAGAGGACATCGTCGCACTGTCGACGGACGTCGAGACGGAAGAGAACTTCCGGCGAATGGAGGAACGACCGCACACGCGCTATCCGCTGATCGGCGACGGCCTGACCGACTTCCGGGGCATCGTCTACTCGCCAGTCCTCTCGCGACACCGCGAGGAACTCGCCGGCGGCGAGCTCGATTTCACCGACGTCGCCGCGCCGACGATGACGCTCTCGCCGGACACCGACGTCAGCGACGCGATCGACCAGTTCCAGGCCGAAAACCAGGAACTCGCGCTGGTCATCGAGGACGGTAACGTGGTGGGGATGGTGACCGTGACCGACCTGCTCGAGGCGATCATGGGCGACATCGACGATCCGATCGACGTGACACACCTCGACGGCCAGTCCTGA
- a CDS encoding tetratricopeptide repeat protein, which translates to MTDDDRRDHDFSEGQGFDDPYEGFDLDPPELDVDPDRIDPVDSRAVADMLDERNVGPEQVDSEQLLDVGMSYMGINRHEQAVDTFERAARFTDDDGLKQEAWVNKGVAHAQLEEYDEAIGAYREALRIDDESEHAAAAETNLAYALWEAGRSEQALEHAERAVELDERSGQAWYNRGFFLLERGLVEEALTAFDNATRLGFRNAEVLEEKARALEEAGEHDRAEEVAEEAEQLRAKEQEKLME; encoded by the coding sequence ATGACTGACGACGACCGCCGCGATCACGACTTCTCGGAGGGGCAGGGGTTCGACGACCCCTACGAGGGGTTCGACCTCGATCCGCCCGAACTCGACGTCGACCCCGACCGGATCGATCCCGTCGACAGCCGTGCCGTCGCGGACATGCTCGACGAGCGCAACGTCGGCCCCGAACAGGTCGACTCCGAGCAACTGCTGGACGTCGGGATGAGTTACATGGGCATCAACCGCCACGAACAGGCGGTCGACACCTTCGAACGAGCCGCTCGCTTCACCGACGACGACGGCCTCAAACAGGAGGCGTGGGTGAACAAGGGCGTCGCACACGCCCAGCTCGAGGAGTACGACGAGGCGATCGGTGCCTACAGGGAGGCGTTGCGGATCGACGACGAGTCCGAACACGCCGCCGCCGCGGAGACGAACCTTGCCTACGCGCTCTGGGAGGCCGGGCGGAGCGAGCAGGCGCTTGAACACGCCGAACGCGCCGTCGAACTCGACGAGCGCTCCGGTCAGGCGTGGTACAACCGCGGGTTCTTCCTGCTGGAGCGCGGCCTCGTTGAGGAGGCGCTGACCGCCTTCGACAACGCCACTCGCCTCGGGTTCAGGAACGCGGAGGTCCTCGAAGAGAAGGCCCGGGCGCTCGAGGAGGCCGGCGAGCACGACCGCGCCGAGGAAGTCGCCGAGGAGGCCGAACAGTTGCGCGCCAAAGAGCAAGAGAAGCTCATGGAGTGA
- a CDS encoding DUF424 domain-containing protein: MLLSERDTQEGLLVAVCDADVLGETFENGDVSLTVSEEFYDGEPADPDTVASSLARCSTANLVGETAVELAIEEGFVDENHVMDLDGTRHAQLLWL; encoded by the coding sequence CTGCTGTTGTCCGAGCGTGACACACAGGAGGGGCTGCTCGTGGCCGTCTGTGACGCCGACGTCCTCGGGGAGACCTTCGAGAACGGCGACGTCTCGCTGACCGTCTCCGAGGAGTTCTACGACGGCGAGCCGGCCGACCCCGACACGGTCGCGTCGAGTCTCGCGCGCTGTTCGACCGCGAACCTCGTCGGCGAGACTGCCGTCGAACTGGCCATCGAGGAGGGATTCGTCGACGAGAATCACGTCATGGACCTGGACGGAACCCGTCACGCGCAATTGCTGTGGCTGTGA
- the serS gene encoding serine--tRNA ligase — MIPRQYLREHPERIRDAIEKKGVEGVDLDRILDIDEQWRDLKARGDELRHERNEISSRIGELKQDGKEAQAQEAIERSQQLKDELQEVEERADKLEAKLEDALLEIPQIPHEDVPVGDDESDNVERYRRGFDDLRELPDEVVPHYDLGEELDVLDFDRGAKVSGGGFYFLKGEAARLEHALIEFMRDVHREQGYREVFPPIPVRSKSMEGTGQFPKFVDDAYRLGGGNDEPYDDDDLWLCPTAEVPVTNMHRDEILLDDDLPLKYQAYTPNFRREAGEHGTETRGMVRVHQFNKVEMVNFVRPEDSYDRLEGLLEEAEAVLDRLDLPYRVLEMCTGDMGFTQAKKYDIEVWAPGDDMDEGPEEGGRWLEVSSVSNFEDFQARRAGIRYRPERHESAEYVHTLNGSGLALPRVMVAILEYYQNDDGTVTIPEPLRPYMGGNELIEGQTPVGESAVGAGERE; from the coding sequence ATGATTCCACGGCAGTACCTCCGGGAGCACCCCGAACGGATCCGCGACGCCATCGAGAAGAAGGGCGTCGAGGGCGTCGATCTGGATCGCATTCTCGATATCGACGAGCAGTGGCGCGATCTGAAGGCCAGAGGCGACGAACTACGCCACGAGCGCAACGAGATATCCAGTCGGATCGGCGAGCTGAAACAGGACGGAAAAGAGGCGCAAGCGCAGGAGGCCATCGAGCGCTCCCAGCAGCTCAAAGACGAGCTACAGGAGGTCGAAGAGCGTGCCGACAAACTGGAGGCGAAACTCGAGGACGCGCTGCTTGAGATCCCCCAGATCCCTCACGAGGACGTCCCCGTCGGCGACGACGAGAGCGACAACGTCGAGCGCTACCGGCGCGGCTTCGACGACCTCCGGGAGTTGCCCGATGAGGTCGTTCCCCATTACGATCTCGGCGAGGAACTGGACGTCCTGGATTTCGACCGCGGGGCGAAAGTCTCAGGCGGCGGCTTCTACTTCCTGAAGGGCGAGGCCGCCCGGCTGGAGCACGCGCTCATCGAGTTCATGCGCGACGTCCACCGCGAGCAGGGCTACCGGGAGGTCTTCCCGCCGATCCCCGTCCGGTCGAAGTCCATGGAGGGGACGGGCCAGTTCCCCAAGTTCGTCGACGACGCCTACCGCCTCGGCGGGGGCAACGACGAACCCTACGACGACGACGACCTGTGGCTCTGTCCCACCGCCGAAGTCCCCGTCACGAACATGCACCGCGACGAGATCCTGCTGGACGACGACCTCCCGCTGAAATATCAGGCCTACACCCCGAACTTCCGGCGCGAGGCCGGCGAACACGGCACCGAGACCCGCGGGATGGTTCGCGTCCACCAGTTCAACAAGGTCGAGATGGTCAACTTCGTCCGCCCGGAGGACAGCTACGACCGCCTGGAGGGGCTGCTGGAGGAGGCCGAAGCGGTTCTCGACCGGCTCGATCTCCCCTATCGCGTGCTGGAGATGTGTACCGGCGACATGGGCTTCACCCAGGCCAAGAAGTACGATATCGAGGTGTGGGCACCCGGGGACGACATGGACGAGGGTCCGGAAGAAGGCGGCCGGTGGCTGGAGGTCTCCTCGGTGTCGAACTTCGAGGACTTCCAGGCCCGACGGGCCGGGATCCGGTATCGGCCCGAGCGCCACGAGTCCGCCGAGTACGTCCACACGCTCAACGGCTCCGGGCTCGCGCTCCCGCGCGTGATGGTCGCGATCCTCGAATACTACCAGAACGACGACGGCACCGTCACGATCCCCGAACCGCTGCGGCCGTATATGGGCGGCAACGAGTTGATCGAGGGCCAGACGCCCGTCGGGGAGAGTGCCGTCGGGGCGGGCGAACGGGAGTAG